The following coding sequences are from one Panicum hallii strain FIL2 chromosome 5, PHallii_v3.1, whole genome shotgun sequence window:
- the LOC112893273 gene encoding uncharacterized protein LOC112893273: MHLAADLPPHRGRGGPGAGPIALASALLRRENHRRRALAGGAVLASALLLVATPRLRHSPALHLFADMRNLLGVPNTLNVLTAYPLLLAGVPGLILCLCGSGCFGVSLRWEALGWFLFYAGNVAAAFGSAYYHLKPDDDRLIWDRLPMMISSSSLLSILVIERVDERFGLSCLISLLSLVLVSSACERVLDDMRLWVILNFVPCIAIPAMLFLFPPKYTHSRFWFLATGFYLLARFEGLADRKVYSVNRYFISGHSLEHLCFAMVTLILTVMLSFRNIKIARDS; the protein is encoded by the exons aTGCATCTCGCCGCCGACCTGCCCCCGCACCGGGGCCGGGGCGGCCCCGGCGCCGGGCCCATCGCGCTCGCTTCCGCCCTGCTCCGCCGCGagaaccaccgccgccgcgcgctcgccggcggggCCGTCCTCGCCTCCGCGCTGCTCCTCGTCGCCACGCCGCGGCTCCGCCACTCCCCCGCGCTCCACCTCTTCGCCGACATGCGCAACCTCCTCGGGGTGCCCAACACGCTCAACGTGCTCACTGCCTACCCGCTCCTTCTCGCCGGGGTCCCGGGCCTCATCCTCTGTCTCTGCGGCAGTGGGTGCTTCGGCGTCAG CTTAAGGTGGGAGGCCTTGGGATGGTTCCTCTTTTATGCTGGGAATGTAGCAGCAGCATTTGGCTCAGCTTACTATCACCTCAAGCCAGATGATGACCGCTTAATATGGGACAGGTTGCCG ATGATGATATCCTCCTCCTCACTTTTGTCAATATTGGTAATTGAAAGAGTTGATGAGAGGTTTGGACTATCTTGTTTGATTTCACTATTATCTCTTGTATTAGTGAGCAGTGCGTGTGAAAG GGTTCTTGATGATATGCGCTTATGGGTGATTCTGAATTTTGTTCCATGCATTGCAATTCCTGCAATGCTATTCTTGTTTCCTCCAAAGTATACACACTCAAGATTTTGGTTCCTTGCTACAG GCTTTTACCTTCTGGCAAGATTTGAAGGCCTCGCTGACAGGAAGGTTTACAGTGTGAATCGGTACTTCATTAGTGGCCACTCCTTGGAGCACCTTTGCTTCGCCATGGTGACGTTGATACTAACTGTTATGTTGTCCTTCAGAAATATTAAGATTGCCAG GGACTCGTGA
- the LOC112894412 gene encoding cytokinin dehydrogenase 2-like, whose protein sequence is MIAMAAAELGFVLICAVLMATILRPTLASPTTTSVVDQIRELEGVTAGRIRTDAAATALASTDFGTNASSVDAARPAAVFYPSSAADIAALLRASSASASPFPVSARGCGHSTGGQATAPGGVVVDMASLGRSADGPSVARLAVSVHGRYIDAGGEQLWVDVLHAALAHGLTPRSWTDYLHLTVGGTLSNAGISGQAFRHGPQISNVLELDVVTGTGEMVTCSKEKQADLFDAVLGGLGQFGLITRARIPLVPAPARARWVRLLYADAAALTSDQERLIAERGALAGVMDYVEGSVLTDSQGLIGSWRSQPPSSFFSEGDAARVAALAKEAGGVLYCLEGAVYYGGAADTTAADVDKGLEVMLRELRYARGFAFVQDVSYVEFLDRVRAGELKLRAAGLWDVPHPWLNLFLPRSSILDFAAGVFHGVMLRRGGGTMMGPVLVYPMNRRGWDGAMSAVFPEDDGDEVFYTVGILRSAVAAGDLARMEAQNAEVARFCADAGIPCTQYLPSYATQAEWAARHFGPGRWDRFARRKRKYDPNAILSRGQRIFSYPLAA, encoded by the exons ATGATCGCCATGGCGGCAGCGGAGCTCGGCTTTGTTCTCATCTGTGCAGTGCTCATGGCGACGATCCTCCGGCCCACGCTCGCCTCGCCGACCACGACGTCCGTCGTCGACCAGATCCGCGAGCTCGAAGGCGTCACCGCCGGGCGGATCCGCACGGACGCCGCCGCGACCGCGCTCGCGTCCACCGACTTCGGCACCAACGCGTCGTCCGTGGACGCCGCGCGCCCGGCGGCCGTGTTCTACCCGTCGAGCGCGGCCGACATCGCCGCGCTGCTGCGGGCGTCCAGCGCCAGCGCCTCCCCGTTCCCCGTCTCTGCGAGGGGGTGCGGACACTCGACCGGCGGCCAGGCGACGGCCCCCGGCGGCGTCGTCGTCGACATGGCGTCGCTGGGGCGCAGCGCCGACGGCCCCTCCGTCGCGCGCCTCGCCGTCTCGGTGCACGGGCGCTACatcgacgccggcggcgagcagctGTGGGTGGACGTGCTGCACGCGGCCCTCGCGCACGGCCTCACGCCGCGCTCGTGGACGGACTACCTCCACCTAACCGTCGGCGGCACGCTCTCCAACGCAGGGATCAGCGGCCAGGCCTTCCGCCACGGCCCGCAGATATCCAACGTCCTCGAGCTCGACGTCGTCACCG GGACCGGGGAGATGGTGACGTGCTCCAAAGAGAAGCAAGCGGACCTCTTCGACGCCGTGCTCGGCGGGCTGGGGCAGTTCGGCCTCATCACGCGGGCGCGGATCCCGCtggtgccggcgccggcgagggcGCGGTGGGTGCGGCTCCTCTACGCCGACGCCGCGGCGCTGACGAGCGACCAGGAGCGGCTAATCGCCGAGCGCGGCGCGCTGGCGGGGGTCATGGACTACGTCGAGGGCTCCGTGCTCACCGACTCCCAGGGCCTCATCGGGAGCTGGCGCTCGCAGCCGCCGTCGTCCTTCTTCTCGGAGGGCGACGCGGCCCGCGTCGCGGCGCTGGCCAAGGAGGCCGGCGGCGTCCTGTACTGCCTCGAGGGCGCCGTCTACTACGGCGGCGCCGCCGACACGACCGCTGCCGACGTTGACAAG GGTCTGGAGGTGATGCTGCGGGAGCTGCGTTATGCGCGGGGTTTCGCGTTcgtgcaggacgtgtcgtacgtGGAGTTCCTGGACCGCGTCCGggccggcgagctcaagctccgcgccGCGGGGCTCTGGGACGTGCCGCACCCGTGGCTCAACCTCTTCCTCCCGCGCTCCAGCATCCTGGACTTCGCCGCGGGGGTCTTCCACGGCGTGAtgctccgccgcggcggcggcaccatGATGGGCCCCGTCCTCGTCTACCCCATGAACCGGCGCGGGTGGGACGGCGCCATGTCGGCGGTGTTCCCggaggacgacggcgacgaggtgTTCTACACGGTGGGGATCCTGCGGTCGGCGgtggccgccggcgacctcgcgcGCATGGAGGCGCAGAACGCGGAGGTCGCGCGGTTCTGCGCGGACGCCGGCATCCCGTGCACGCAGTACCTGCCGTCGTACGCGACGCAGGCGGAGTGGGCGGCGCGGCACTTCGGGCCCGGCAGGTGGGACAGGTTCGCCCGGCGCAAGCGCAAGTACGACCCCAACGCGATCCTGTCGCGCGGCCAGAGGATTTTCTCGTACCCACTTGCTGCCTAG
- the LOC112892861 gene encoding probable RNA-dependent RNA polymerase 3: protein MPDTLARGDTPSPVRDITRRVQQMSGPSGSLGVTTPRSLATGDGLRAIESPPPKTDSRTEERVSHPSPQVIALGELEFDQIFLIHVYLAGKKLEEVIEDVNYIRYLKSLPMDCFEPEIWSRFGHESLPASDRRKNLDRDPSKTRLYHCIVEKRHDSTVTIFKGPYVDNTRTYLQKIVSDDNVLIVNFADIPGLTNSDDNFGIYCTYYHQVVEDGILLGLRRYRFLICKDGGKEDKQKEEKKKAKNKKCSPSVRCFFVHTESGWDRDYPYILSGCTIDQARRRFMHIHTAPTVSKYLTRFSLILSKTITLDVNFSEVNVIIIEDEPCKDEHGNIVTNDDGEPLIHTDGTGLII, encoded by the exons ATGCCCGATACTCTTGCCCGGGGTGACACTCCGAGCCCTGTTAGGGATATTACAAGGCGTGTTCAACAAATGAGTGGCCCATCAGGAAGCTTAGGGGTCACAACACCACGTTCTCTTGCTACTGGGGATGGTTTGAGGGCAATAGAGTCACCGCCACCGAAAACTGACTCCAGAACCGAGGAGCGTGTCAGCCATCCGAGCCCTCAAGTGATAGCACTGGGGGAGTTAGAGTTTGATCAGATTTTCCTCATTCATGTGTACCTTGCAGG CAAGAAGTTAGAGGAAGTAATAGAGGATGTAAACTACATAAGGTATTTGAAGTCTCTGCCCATGGATTGCTTCGAGCCAGAAATCTGGAGCAGATTTGGACACGAGTCTCTACCAGCATCAGATAGAAGAAAG AACCTTGATCGGGACCCAAGCAAGACAAGACTGTACCACTGCATTGTTGAGAAAAGACATGATTCCACAGTAACAATTTTTAAG GGACCATATGTTGACAATACAAGAACTTATCTGCAAAAGATTGTTAGTGACGACAATGTTCTTATCGTGAACTTTGCTGATATACCTGGGCTTACGAATAGTGATGACAACTTTGGTATCTACTGCACTTATTACCATCAGGTTGTTGAAGATGGTATCCTTTTGGGTCTGCGTCGGTACCGCTTTTTGA TCTGCAAAGATGGAGGGAAGGAGGACAAACAAaaagaggaaaaaaagaaagcaaAAAACAAGAAATGCAGTCCTTCTGTTAGGTGCTTTTTTGTTCACACCGAGTCTGGATGGGACAGGGATTATCCCTATATCCTCTCTGGTTGCACAATTGATCAAGCTCGTAGGCGCTTTATGCACATACACACTGCTCCCACTGTGTCGAAATATCTGACCAG GTTTTCTTTGATATTATCCAAAACTATCACCTTAGATGTTAACTTCTCGGAGGTTAATGTTATAATAATTGAAGATGAACCTTGTAAG GATGAACATGGTAACATTGTTACTAATGATGATGGGGAGCCCTTAATACACACTGACGGGACCGGCCTAATCATTTGA
- the LOC112894886 gene encoding probable RNA-dependent RNA polymerase 4, producing the protein MERTAAGIPTAESAACSLAPFRAASRDDSISGPLYDNDGQMEVQSADREIALGLSNHAWIEPASSVQKMPCRLQNEQSRGTCIAPDLDGMEVESPPDLDLSRRLAEPASFLTSGKSSKNRS; encoded by the exons ATGGAGCGCACCGCCGCGGGGATCCCCACCGCCGAGAGCGCCGCCTGCAGCCTCGCCCCCTTCCGCGCCGCCTCGCGAG ACGATTCGATATCGGGGCCACTGTACGACAACGATGGTCAAATGGAGGTTCAGAGCGCTGATCGTGAAATTGCCCTCGGTCTTTCAAACCATGCATGGATCGAGCCTGCGAGCTCTGTCCAGAAGATGCCTTGCAGATTGCAGAATGAGCAGAGTAGAGGTACTTGTATTGCTCCAGACCTGGATGGAATGGAGGTTGAGAGCCCGCCGGATTTGGACCTCTCACGGCGGCTTGCAGAACCAGCCTCCTTTCTCACCAGTGGCAAATCGTCGAAGAACCGAAGCTAG
- the LOC112894017 gene encoding casein kinase 1-like protein HD16 produces the protein MDDFDSGGRSGDKAGAGAGDDGGAPPLPQTVQIGNSPTYKLERKLGKGGFGQVYVGRRISAPRLSDRSPGSNALEVALKFEHQTSKGCNYGAPYEWQVYNTLSGNHGVPRVHYKGKQAEFYIMVMDMLGPSLWDVWNNNSHSMSVEMVACIGIEAISILEKMHSKGYVHGDVKPENFLLGPPGTPDEKKLFLVDLGLATKWKDAGSGHHVEYDQRPDIFRGTVRYASVHAHLGRTGSRRDDLESLAYTLIFLLRGRLPWQGYQGENKGFLVCKKKMATSPESLCGICPQPFRHFVEYVVNLKFDEEPNYAKCISLFDGIVGPNPDIRPINTDGAQKLVYQVGQKRGRLIVDENDDEQPKKKIRMGMPATQWISVYNARRPMKQRYHYNVADNRLLQHIQKGNEDGLFISSVASCSNLWALIMDAGTGFTSQVYELSHHFLHKEWIMEQWERNFYITALAGANNGSSLVIMSRGTQYAQQSYKVSDSFPFKWINKKWKEGFYVTAMATAGSRWAVVMSRNAGFSAQVVELDFLYPSEGIHMRWDNGYRITATAATWDQAAFILSVPRRKPTDETQETLRTSAFPSQHVKDKWSKNLYLASICYGRSVS, from the exons ATGGACGACTTCgacagcggcggccggagcgGGGACAAGGCaggcgccggcgcgggcgaCGACGGGGGCGCCCCGCCGCTGCCCCAGACG GTACAAATTGGAAATTCACCAACCTATAAGCTTGAAAGGAAGCTTGGAAAGGGAGGATTTGGACAAGTATATGTTGGTCGACGTATTTCTGCCCCTCGTCTCAGTGATCGGAGCCCTGGTTCAAATGCTTTAGAG GTTGCGCTGAAATTTGAACATCAAACCAGCAAAGGTTGCAACTATGGAGCTCCTTATGAGTGGCAAGTTTACAA CACCCTTAGTGGAAACCATGGTGTCCCACGGGTACACTACAAAGGAAAGCAGGCTGAGTTTTACATCATG GTTATGGATATGCTGGGACCAAGCCTATGGGATGTTTGGAATAACAATTCCCACTC AATGTCTGTTGAAATGGTTGCTTGCATAGGCATAGAGGCAATCTCCATACTGGAGAAGATGCACTCTAAAGG GTATGTCCATGGTGATGTGAAACCTGAGAACTTCTTGCTTGGTCCTCCTGGTACCCCAGATGAGAAGAAGCTTTTTCTTGTTGACCTTGGACTGG CAACTAAATGGAAGGATGCTGGTTCGGGGCACCATGTCGAATATGATCAGAGACCTGATATCTTTAG GGGTACTGTTCGCTATGCTAGTGTGCATGCCCACTTGGGAAGAACTGGGAGCAGGAGAGATGACCTTGAATCCCTCGCATACACACTTATCTTTCTTCTCCGTGGTCGCCTCCCTTGGCAAGGATACCAG GGAGAGAACAAAGGTTTTCTTGTCTGCAAGAAAAAGATGGCGACATCCCCAGAGTCTCTGTGTGGAATTTGCCCACAACCTTTCCGGCATTTTGTTGAGTATGTCGTGAACTTGAAATTTGACGAAGAACCAAACTATGCGAAGTGCATTTCTCTTTTTGATGGCATTGTTGGCCCAAATCCAGACATAAGACCGATAAACACAGACGGTGCTCAGAAG CTAGTATACCAGGTTGGCCAGAAGAGAGGCCGCTTAATAGTGGATGAAAATGATGATGAGCAACCTAAGAAGAAGATCAGAATGGGGATGCCAGCAACTCAGTGGATTAGCGTGTACAATGCCCGTCGACCTATGAAACAGAG GTACCACTACAATGTAGCTGATAATAGATTACTACAGCATATTCAAAAGGGAAATGAAGATGGCTTGTTTATTAGTTCAGTTGCCTCATGCTCAAATCTGTGGGCTTTGATTATGGATGCTGGAACTGGTTTTACATCTCAAGTATACGAACTCTCTCATCACTTTCTTCACAAG GAATGGATAATGGAGCAGTGGGAGAGAAATTTCTATATCACTGCACTGGCCGGTGCAAATAATGGCAGCTCTCTGGTGATCATGTCAAGAG GAACGCAATATGCGCAGCAGTCCTACAAAGTAAGCGATTCATTTCCCTTCAAATGGATAAACAAAAAATGGAAGGAGGGCTTTTATGTTACTGCTATGGCAACGGCTGGGAGCCGATGGGCAGTTGTCATGTCCCGCAATGCTGGTTTCAGTGCTCAG GTAGTGGAGCTTGACTTCTTATATCCAAGTGAGGGCATCCACATGCGTTGGGACAATGGTTATCGCATCACCGCAACGGCTGCCACGTGGGACCAGGCGGCCTTTATCTTGAGTGTCCCTAGGAGAAAGCCTACTGATGAAACGCAGGAGACCCTGAGAACATCTGCTTTCCCCAGCCAGCATGTGAAG GATAAATGGTCCAAGAACCTCTACCTTGCTTCCATTTGCTATGGAAGATCCGTATCGTGA
- the LOC112892108 gene encoding coatomer subunit alpha-3-like yields the protein MLTKFETKSNRVKGLAFHPRRPWILASLHSGVIQMWDYRMGTLLDRFDEHDGPVRGVHFHATQPLFVSGGDDYKIKVWNYKTHRCLFTLHGHLDYIRTVQFHAEYPWIVSASDDQTIRIWNWQSRTCVAVLTGHNHYVMCASFHPKEDLVVSASLDQTVRVWDIGALRKKSVSPADDIMRLTQMNTDLFGGIDAVVKYVLEGHDRGVNWASFHPTLPLIVSGADDRQVKLWRMNDTKAWEVDTLRGHMNNVSCVMFHAKQDIIVSNSEDKSIRIWDATKRTGIQTFRREHDRFWILAAHPEMNLLAAGHDSGMIVFKLERERPAFSVSGDTVFYVKDRFLRYYEYSTQKEVQVAPIRRPGTVSLNQSPRTLSYSPTENAILICSDVDGGSYELYIVPKDSAGRSDYLQEARKGAGSSAVFIARNRFAVLEKSSNNVLVKNLKNEIVKKTSLPIATDAIYYAGTGNILCKAEDRVVIFDLQQRLVLGELQAPTVKYVVWSSDMESVALLSKHAIIIANKKLVHRCTLHETIRVKSGAWDENGVFIYTTLNHIKYCLPNGDSGIIRTLDVPIYITRVIGNNIFCIDRDGKNKLVTVDASEYIFKLALFRKRYDHVMSMIKNSQLCGQAVISYLQQKGFPEVALHFVKDEKTRFNLALESGNIQIAVASAKELDDKDHWYRLGIEALRQGNVGIVEYAYQRTKNFDRLAFLYLITGYLDKVGFMCKIAGQNNNFMGQFHNALYLGDVRKRVEILENTGQLALAYVTAATHGLTEITDRLAAELGENVPSLPDGKASSLLIPPAPLMSCSDWPLLRVMRGIFDAGLDATGRADQDEDYDDAGGDWGDEDLEIVDVNNVVENGDVVDHSEEDEVNEEEGGWDLEDLELPPETETPKAAGPARSTLFVAPTPGMPVSQIWTQKSSLAGEHAAAGNFDTAMRLLSRQLGIKNFTPLKPLFLDAHMGSHTFLRAFASAPVIPVAVEKGWSESASPNVRGPPALVFNFSQMDDKLKAAYKATTEGKFPEALRQFLSILHTIPLLVVDSRREVDEVKELIEIVREYVLGLKMEVKRKEMKDDPIRQQELAAYFTNCKLQKVHMRLVLTSAMGLCFKGGNYATAANFARMLLENSPNEAQAKKARQVVQACGDRKDGRQLNYDFRNPFVVCGATFVPIYRGQKDVSCPYCGSRFVPSVEGELCSICELSVVGADASGLLCCPTQSR from the exons ATGCTCACCAAGTTCGAGACCAAGAGCAACCGGGTCAAGGGCCTGGCCTTCCACCCGCGGCGGCCATGGATCCTGGCGAGCCTCCACAGCGGGGTGATCCAGATGTGGGACTACCGCATGGGCACCCTCCTCGACCGCTTCGACGAGCACGACGGGCCCGTCCGCGGAGTCCACTTCCACGCCACCCAGCCGCTCTTCGTCTCCGGAG GTGATGACTACAAAATCAAGGTGTGGAACTACAAGACCCACCGCTGCCTCTTCACGCTCCACGGCCACCTCGACTATATTCGCACCGTGCAGTTCCATGCTgagtatccttggattgtcagTGCTAGTGACGACCAGACGATCCGGATCTGGAACTGGCAGTCACGCACCTGTGTCGCCGTGCTCACTGGTCATAATCACTATGTCATGTGTGCCTCCTTCCATCCCAAGGAGGACCTTGTCGTGTCAGCATCTTTGGACCAAACTGTGCGGGTATGGGATATTGGGGCACTCAGGAAGAAATCAGTCTCACCAGCAGATGACATTATGCGTCTCACCCAAATGAACACTGATCTGTTTGGAGGCATTGATGCAGTTGTCAAGTATGTCTTGGAAGGCCATGACCGAGGGGTCAACTGGGCATCATTTCATCCCACATTACCACTTATTGTTTCTGGGGCTGATGACCGCCAAGTCAAACTGTGGAGAATGAACG ACACAAAAGCGTGGGAGGTTGATACTCTCAGGGGCCACATGAACAATGTGTCATGTgtcatgttccacgcgaagcaGGACATCATTGTGTCCAACTCAGAAGATAAAAGCATCCGCATCTGGGATGCCACAAAGAGAACTGGCATCCAGACATTCAGACGGGAGCATGACCGCTTCTGGATTCTTGCTGCGCACCCTGAAATGAATCTTCTTGCTGCTGGTCATGACAGTGGCATGATTGTTTTTAAGTTGGAGAGGGAACGCCCGGCTTTCAGTGTGAGTGGTGATACAGTTTTCTATGTTAAGGACCGGTTCCTCCGGTATTACGAATACTCCACACAGAAAGAGGTCCAGGTAGCTCCGATTAGAAGGCCCGGAACAGTCAGCTTGAATCAGTCACCAAGAACATTGTCGTATAGTCCAACTGAGAATGCAATCTTGATCTGCTCTGATGTGGATGGAGGCTCGTACGAGCTATACATTGTGCCCAAGGACTCGGCCGGCAGGTCTGATTATTTGCAGGAGGCAAGGAAGGGAGCTGGCAGTTCTGCGGTTTTCATAGCCCGCAATCGGTTTGCAGTGCTGGAGAAGAGCAGCAACAATGTTTTGGTTAAGAACCTTAAGAACGAGATTGTGAAGAAAACCTCTCTTCCTATTGCAACAGATGCAATTTATTATGCTGGGACTGGCAACATATTGTGCAAAGCTGAAGACAGGGTGGTAATCTTTGATCTGCAGCAGAGGCTTGTTCTCGGCGAACTCCAGGCACCTACTGTTAAGTATGTAGTTTGGTCCAGTGATATGGAGTCTGTTGCACTGCTGAGCAAGCATGCCATTATCATTGCAAACAAGAAGCTTGTCCACCGCTGCACACTTCATGAGACCATACGTGTGAAGAGTGGTGCCTGGGATGAAAATGGTGTATTCATATACACCACTTTGAACCATATCAAGTATTGCCTTCCTAATGGAGACAGTGGCATCATCAGAACGCTTGATGTCCCAATTTACATAACCAGAGTTATTGGGAACAACATCTTCTGCATAGATCGTGATGGAAAGAACAAGTTGGTAACAGTTGATGCTTCTGAATACATTTTTAAGCTTGCCCTTTTCCGGAAGCGCTATGACCATGTCATGAGCATGATTAAGAACTCGCAGCTGTGCGGGCAGGCTGTGATTTCTTATTTGCAACAGAAGGGGTTTCCAGAAGTCGCCCTTCACTTTGTGAAAGATGAGAAGACAAGATTTAACCTGGCTCTTGAGAGTGGAAACATCCAGATTGCTGTTGCTTCAGCAAAGGAACTTGATGACAAGGATCACTGGTACAGGTTGGGAATTGAGGCTCTGAGACAGGGAAATGTTGGTATAGTTGAGTATGCGTACCAGCGGACTAAGAATTTTGACAGGCTTGCTTTTCTGTATCTTATAACTGGTTACTTGGACAAGGTGGGCTTTATGTGTAAGATTGCTGGGCAGAATAACAATTTCATGGGCCAGTTCCACAATGCACTTTATCTCGGGGATGTGCGGAAGCGAGTTGAAATCTTGGAGAACACAGGGCAGTTAGCTCTTGCATATGTAACAGCTGCCACTCATGGGCTCACGGAAATCACTGACAGGCTTGCTGCTGAGTTGGGGGAGAATGTCCCTTCTCTACCAGATGGAAAAGCTAGCTCACTTTTGATTCCCCCTGCTCCTCTTATGTCGTGCAGTGACTGGCCTCTACTGAGGGTGATGCGTGGTATATTTGATGCTGGTCTAGATGCTACTGGGAGGGCAGATCAGGATGAAGACTATGACGATGCTGGTGGTGATTGGGGTGATGAAGACCTAGAGATTGTTGATGTGAACAATGTGGTGGAAAATGGAGATGTTGTTGACCACAGTGAGGAAGATGAGGTAAATGAAGAGGAAGGTGGCTGGGACCTAGAAGATCTGGAATTGCCACCGGAGACAGAGACACCAAAAGCTGCTGGTCCGGCCCGCTCCACTTTGTTTGTGGCTCCAACGCCAGGTATGCCCGTCAGCCAAATTTGGACACAGAAGTCATCCCTTGCTGGGGAGCATGCTGCAGCTGGCAACTTTGACACTGCGATGCGGCTGCTTAGCCGCCAGCTTGGAATAAAAAATTTTACTCCTCTGAAGCCATTGTTCCTTGATGCACATATGGGCAGTCATACCTTCCTGCGTGCATTTGCAAGTGCTCCAGTTATACCTGTTGCTGTTGAGAAAGGGTGGAGTGAATCTGCCAGTCCTAATGTGAGGGGACCACCTGCACTTGTGTTTAATTTCTCACAGATGGATGACAAGCTTAAGGCTGCATATAAAGCCACAACCGAGGGTAAATTCCCAGAGGCACTGAGGCAGTTCCTGAGCATCCTGCACACTATCCCACTCCTTGTGGTGGACTCGCGGAGAGAAGTGGATGAGGTGAAAGAATTGATTGAGATAGTGAGGGAGTATGTCCTTGGTCTTAAGATGGAAGTGAAAAGGAAGGAGATGAAAGATGACCCCATCAGGCAGCAGGAGCTGGCTGCCTACTTCACTAACTGCAAGCTGCAGAAGGTCCACATGCGGCTTGTCCTGACTAGCGCTATGGGGCTTTGCTTCAAGGGTGGGAACTATGCTACTGCAGCGAACTTTGCGCGGATGCTTTTGGAGAACAGCCCTAACGAGGCCCAGGCAAAGAAGGCTCGGCAGGTTGTGCAGGCCTGTGGGGATAGGAAAGATGGACGCCAGCTGAACTACGACTTCAGAAATCCATTTGTGGTGTGTGGGGCAACCTTTGTTCCGATATACCGTGGACAGAAGGATGTTTCGTGTCCATACTGTGGATCTCGGTTTGTGCCCTCGGTGGAAGGTGAACTGTGTAGCATATGCGAGCTCTCAGTGGTTGGAGCGGATGCTTCGGGCCTCCTCTGCTGCCCTACACAATCGAGATAA